In one Thermaerobacter sp. PB12/4term genomic region, the following are encoded:
- a CDS encoding BrxA/BrxB family bacilliredoxin — protein sequence MSMEMLDMFFAPMREELVRLGFTELRTPEEVDAAMAEAVEEETTLVVVNSMCGCAGGIARPAVAMALEHERRPQRWLTVFASQDREATARIREYFTGQPPSSPSIALLKGRQLVYMLHRSDIENRTAEEVAADLKAAFDRFCA from the coding sequence ATGAGCATGGAGATGCTCGACATGTTCTTTGCACCCATGCGGGAGGAACTGGTCCGCCTGGGCTTCACCGAGCTGCGGACGCCGGAAGAGGTGGACGCGGCCATGGCGGAGGCGGTCGAGGAGGAGACCACCCTGGTGGTGGTCAACTCCATGTGCGGTTGCGCCGGCGGCATCGCCCGGCCGGCGGTGGCCATGGCCCTGGAGCATGAGAGGCGGCCCCAGCGGTGGCTGACGGTCTTCGCCAGCCAGGACCGGGAGGCCACGGCCCGCATACGGGAGTACTTCACGGGCCAGCCGCCGTCCTCGCCGTCCATCGCCCTGCTCAAGGGCCGGCAGCTGGTCTACATGCTGCACCGCAGCGACATCGAGAACCGCACGGCGGAGGAGGTGGCCGCCGACCTCAAGGCCGCCTTCGACCGCTTCTGCGCGTGA
- a CDS encoding OsmC family protein: protein MRHGTVRWKGGSRYVGANDLGLEVPLQGAPREGERREAPSPKDLVLLGLGGCTAIDVVEILNKMRQPLGSLVIDLEAEEPEEHPKVFRQVRLVYRLEGHGLDPERAVRAVTLSQQKYCGVSAMIGRTAVIHYAVEVNGERVYEGTAGLAAAGTADGS, encoded by the coding sequence ATGCGGCACGGAACGGTGCGCTGGAAGGGCGGGAGCCGCTACGTCGGGGCCAACGACCTGGGCCTGGAGGTGCCCTTGCAGGGGGCGCCCCGGGAGGGCGAGCGGCGGGAGGCGCCGTCGCCCAAGGACCTGGTGCTGCTGGGGCTGGGCGGCTGCACGGCCATTGACGTGGTGGAGATCCTGAACAAGATGCGTCAGCCCTTGGGCTCGCTGGTCATCGACCTGGAGGCGGAGGAGCCCGAGGAGCACCCCAAGGTGTTCCGGCAGGTGCGGCTGGTGTACCGCCTGGAGGGCCACGGCCTGGATCCCGAGCGGGCCGTCCGGGCGGTGACCTTGAGCCAGCAGAAGTACTGCGGCGTCAGCGCCATGATCGGCCGGACCGCGGTGATCCACTACGCCGTGGAGGTCAACGGCGAGCGGGTGTACGAGGGCACGGCCGGCCTGGCGGCGGCCGGTACGGCCGACGGCAGCTGA
- a CDS encoding sulfite exporter TauE/SafE family protein: protein MQRLLVFALVGLIAQLVDGALGMAYGVTSSSLLLLYGLAPAAASASVHLAETITTAVSGLAHWRMGNWHRPTVRGLVLPGAVGAFLGAVLLASLPAERVRPVVAGFLLILGVYILVRFTLAAMPRHRRPPRLRLRYVMPLGFVAGLLDATGGGGWGPIATPALMVRGDLPPHQVVGSVSIAEFAVAVSATLGFALTLGWEGVAWLQVAALVAGGAVAAPLAAWMARRLPAQVLGVMVGTAVLLVNLRTLFGAAGITGLTRLLAYALVAAVCLGLLVQAALRSRRQAASQVQHPATD from the coding sequence TTGCAGCGCTTGCTGGTGTTTGCCCTGGTGGGCCTCATCGCCCAGCTGGTGGATGGGGCCCTGGGCATGGCCTACGGGGTGACGTCGTCGTCGCTGCTCTTGCTCTACGGCCTGGCGCCCGCCGCCGCCTCGGCGTCGGTCCATCTGGCCGAGACCATTACCACCGCCGTGTCGGGTCTCGCCCACTGGCGCATGGGCAACTGGCACCGGCCCACCGTTCGCGGCCTGGTGTTGCCGGGGGCGGTGGGGGCTTTCCTCGGTGCGGTGCTGCTGGCCTCGTTGCCGGCGGAGCGGGTGCGGCCGGTGGTGGCCGGGTTCCTCCTGATCCTGGGCGTGTACATCCTGGTGCGGTTTACCCTGGCCGCCATGCCGCGCCACCGGCGGCCGCCGCGGCTGCGGCTGCGGTACGTGATGCCGCTGGGGTTCGTGGCGGGGCTCCTGGACGCCACGGGGGGCGGCGGCTGGGGTCCCATCGCCACCCCGGCGCTCATGGTGCGCGGTGACCTGCCGCCCCACCAGGTGGTGGGGTCGGTGTCCATCGCCGAGTTCGCCGTGGCGGTGTCGGCCACCCTGGGCTTTGCCCTCACGCTGGGCTGGGAGGGGGTGGCGTGGCTGCAGGTGGCCGCCCTGGTGGCCGGGGGTGCCGTGGCAGCGCCCCTGGCGGCCTGGATGGCCCGCAGGCTGCCGGCCCAGGTGCTGGGCGTGATGGTGGGGACCGCGGTCCTGCTGGTCAACCTGCGCACCCTCTTCGGGGCCGCGGGCATCACGGGCCTGACCCGGCTGCTGGCCTACGCCCTGGTGGCGGCCGTCTGCCTGGGGCTCCTGGTGCAGGCCGCCCTGCGCAGCCGCCGGCAGGCCGCCTCCCAGGTCCAGCACCCCGCCACGGATTGA
- a CDS encoding DNA polymerase III subunit alpha — protein MEPFVHLHVHSEYSLLDGAARVGELAARAAELGMPALALTDHGVMYGAIDFYKACKKHGIKPIIGCELYLARRTRHDREPKLDDQPYHLLALAQNETGYRNLIRIVSRAYAEGFYYKPRADRELLAQYSEGLIVTSGCIGSEIPRLLLEGREEEALQAVRWYLEVFGDRFYFEIQDHGLPEERRAYARILELARRFDVPVVATNDVHYLNRDDAAAHEVLLCIQTGKTLDDPNRMRFEGPEFYLKTPEEMAALFRDVPEALANTVKLAERCQLEFEFGRFLLPHYEVPEGHDAASYLRYLCESKLPERYPNAGSEVRDRLNHELEVITRMGYPAYFLIVWDFVDYARRNGIAVGPGRGSAAGSLVAYVLGITDIDPLRYNLLFERFLNPERVTMPDIDIDFDDHRRDEVIEYVVRKYGRDRVAQIITFGRMLARAVIRDVGRVMGLPYGEVDKIAKMVPAQLGITLDQALESSPELKQAYDQQPVVRQLVDMARKLEGMPRHASVHAAGVVIGRDPLMEHVPLQRMQDGSTVTQFPMTTLEELGLLKMDFLGLRTLHVIQETEQIIHQTGARDVLAEEPGPAGTGGPAGPGGAGGGPGGNGTAARRAFRVRDIPLDDAATFEAMSRGDTAAMFQVESSGFTQMLRSLKPSSIEDLIAAVALFRPGPLGSGMVDDFIKRKHGQVPVEYPHPWLEPILKETYGTIVYQEQVMQIASVMAGFTLGEADLLRRAMGKKKPEEMQKQREKFLAGAAAKGIDAELAGRIFDLMEYFAGYGFNKSHSAAYGYLAYVTAYLKTHYPAPYMAATLSSVMSNSDRVAEYIAECRRLGIPVLPPDVNQSEARFTVVPDPGAPGGQAIRFGLAAVKNVGFGAIESIVAARQKGGPFRSLDDFCRRVDLRQVNRRALESLIKAGAFDSLGQPRARLVAGLEEVMNRAQRWQKERETGQVSLLDLTAVLVGAGGRGGGGGTGSGGAAAGDLEVTELPPVDEWPPNRKLAMEKEVLGLYLSGHPLAHYQRELARRVTATTRQLADREDGARVQVGGLVQGIRRITTRGGDFMAFVQLEDLEGTVEVVVFPRTYADAAEALQEDAVIIARGRVDRREEEEPPKVVAEEIWPLVTGKRLVVALPDGGPDAVEGVLARVRGACQRHPGTSPVVLVFPGRDHALQVDAQYWVTPRAELLQDLARVVGDSGFYLDDH, from the coding sequence ATGGAACCCTTCGTCCACCTGCACGTCCACAGCGAATACAGCCTTCTCGATGGCGCCGCCCGGGTCGGCGAGCTGGCCGCGCGGGCGGCCGAGCTGGGCATGCCCGCCCTGGCGCTGACGGACCACGGCGTCATGTACGGCGCCATCGATTTCTACAAGGCGTGCAAGAAGCACGGGATCAAGCCCATCATCGGCTGCGAGCTGTACCTGGCCCGGCGCACCCGGCACGACCGGGAGCCCAAGCTGGACGACCAGCCCTACCACCTGCTGGCCCTGGCCCAGAACGAGACGGGCTACCGCAACCTGATCCGCATCGTCTCCCGCGCCTATGCCGAGGGTTTCTACTACAAGCCGCGGGCCGACCGGGAGCTGCTGGCCCAGTACAGCGAGGGCCTGATCGTCACCTCGGGCTGCATCGGCAGCGAGATCCCGCGGCTGCTCCTGGAGGGGCGGGAGGAGGAAGCGCTCCAGGCCGTGCGCTGGTACCTGGAGGTCTTCGGCGACCGCTTCTACTTCGAAATCCAGGACCACGGCCTCCCGGAGGAACGCAGGGCGTACGCCCGCATCCTGGAGCTGGCCCGGCGCTTCGACGTGCCGGTGGTGGCGACCAACGACGTCCACTACCTCAACCGGGACGACGCCGCCGCCCACGAGGTGCTGCTCTGCATCCAGACGGGCAAGACCCTGGACGACCCGAACCGCATGCGCTTTGAAGGGCCGGAGTTCTACCTCAAGACGCCGGAGGAGATGGCCGCCCTGTTCCGGGACGTGCCGGAGGCCCTGGCCAACACGGTCAAGCTGGCCGAGCGCTGCCAGCTGGAGTTCGAGTTCGGCCGGTTCCTCCTGCCCCACTACGAGGTGCCGGAGGGGCACGATGCGGCCTCCTACCTGCGTTACCTGTGCGAAAGCAAGCTGCCCGAGCGTTACCCCAACGCGGGCAGCGAGGTGCGGGACCGGCTGAACCACGAGCTTGAGGTCATCACCCGCATGGGCTACCCGGCCTACTTCCTGATCGTGTGGGATTTCGTCGACTACGCCCGCCGCAACGGCATCGCCGTGGGACCGGGCCGCGGCTCGGCGGCGGGCAGCCTGGTGGCCTACGTGCTGGGGATCACCGACATCGACCCCCTGCGCTACAACCTGCTCTTCGAGCGGTTCCTCAACCCCGAGCGGGTCACCATGCCCGACATCGACATCGACTTCGACGACCACCGGCGGGACGAGGTCATCGAGTACGTGGTGCGCAAGTACGGCCGGGACCGGGTGGCGCAGATCATCACCTTCGGCCGGATGCTGGCCCGGGCGGTGATCCGCGACGTGGGCCGGGTGATGGGCCTGCCCTACGGCGAGGTCGACAAGATCGCCAAGATGGTCCCGGCCCAGCTGGGCATCACCCTGGACCAGGCCCTGGAGTCGAGCCCCGAGCTCAAGCAGGCCTATGACCAGCAGCCGGTGGTGCGCCAGCTGGTCGACATGGCCCGCAAGCTGGAGGGGATGCCCCGCCACGCTTCGGTCCACGCCGCCGGCGTGGTGATCGGCCGGGACCCGCTGATGGAACACGTGCCCCTGCAGCGGATGCAGGACGGTTCCACCGTCACCCAGTTCCCCATGACCACCCTGGAGGAGCTGGGCCTGCTCAAGATGGACTTCCTGGGCCTGCGCACCCTGCACGTGATCCAGGAGACCGAGCAGATCATCCACCAGACGGGGGCGCGGGACGTGCTGGCGGAAGAACCCGGCCCGGCCGGTACGGGTGGCCCGGCCGGGCCGGGCGGGGCGGGTGGCGGCCCCGGCGGGAACGGTACCGCCGCCCGCCGGGCTTTCCGGGTGCGGGACATCCCGCTGGACGACGCGGCGACCTTTGAGGCCATGAGCCGCGGCGACACGGCCGCCATGTTCCAGGTGGAGTCGTCGGGATTCACCCAGATGCTGCGATCCCTCAAGCCGTCCAGCATCGAGGACCTGATCGCCGCCGTAGCCCTTTTCCGCCCCGGGCCCCTGGGCAGCGGCATGGTGGACGACTTCATCAAGCGCAAGCACGGCCAGGTGCCGGTCGAATACCCGCACCCGTGGCTCGAGCCGATTCTCAAGGAGACCTACGGGACCATCGTCTACCAGGAGCAGGTCATGCAGATCGCCAGCGTGATGGCCGGCTTCACCCTGGGCGAGGCCGACCTGCTGCGCCGGGCCATGGGCAAGAAGAAGCCCGAGGAGATGCAGAAGCAGCGGGAGAAGTTCCTGGCCGGGGCCGCGGCCAAGGGCATCGACGCCGAGTTGGCAGGCCGCATCTTCGACCTGATGGAGTACTTCGCCGGGTACGGGTTCAACAAGAGCCACTCGGCCGCCTACGGCTACCTGGCCTACGTGACCGCATACCTCAAGACCCACTACCCGGCGCCGTACATGGCGGCCACCCTGAGCAGCGTGATGAGCAACTCCGACCGGGTGGCGGAATATATCGCCGAGTGCCGCCGCCTGGGCATCCCGGTGCTGCCGCCCGACGTCAACCAGAGCGAGGCCCGCTTCACCGTGGTGCCCGACCCCGGTGCACCCGGCGGCCAGGCGATCCGCTTCGGCCTGGCGGCGGTGAAGAACGTGGGCTTCGGCGCCATCGAGTCCATCGTCGCCGCCCGGCAGAAGGGCGGGCCCTTCCGCTCCCTGGACGACTTCTGCCGCCGGGTCGACCTGCGCCAGGTCAACCGCCGCGCCCTGGAGAGCCTGATCAAGGCCGGGGCCTTCGACAGCCTGGGCCAGCCCCGCGCCCGGCTGGTGGCGGGCCTGGAAGAGGTGATGAACCGGGCCCAGCGCTGGCAGAAGGAACGGGAGACGGGCCAGGTGTCCCTGCTGGACCTGACGGCGGTCCTGGTGGGGGCGGGCGGCCGTGGCGGCGGCGGTGGAACCGGCTCCGGCGGCGCCGCCGCCGGCGACCTGGAGGTCACCGAGCTGCCGCCGGTGGACGAATGGCCGCCCAACCGCAAGCTGGCCATGGAGAAGGAGGTGCTGGGCCTTTACCTGTCGGGCCACCCCCTGGCCCACTACCAGCGGGAGCTGGCCCGGCGGGTGACCGCCACCACCCGCCAGCTGGCGGACCGGGAAGACGGCGCCCGGGTCCAGGTGGGCGGCCTGGTGCAGGGGATACGCCGCATCACCACCCGGGGTGGCGATTTCATGGCCTTCGTCCAGCTGGAAGACCTGGAGGGAACGGTGGAGGTGGTGGTCTTCCCGCGGACCTACGCCGACGCCGCCGAAGCCCTGCAGGAGGATGCGGTGATCATCGCCCGCGGCCGGGTCGACCGCCGGGAGGAAGAGGAACCGCCCAAGGTGGTGGCCGAGGAGATCTGGCCGCTGGTGACGGGCAAGCGGCTGGTGGTGGCCCTGCCGGACGGCGGGCCCGACGCCGTGGAGGGCGTGCTGGCCCGGGTGCGCGGCGCCTGCCAGCGCCATCCGGGCACCTCGCCGGTGGTGCTGGTCTTCCCGGGGCGGGACCACGCCCTGCAGGTCGACGCCCAGTACTGGGTGACGCCCCGGGCGGAGCTTCTGCAGGACCTGGCCCGGGTGGTGGGCGACAGCGGGTTCTACCTGGACGATCACTGA
- a CDS encoding phosphatidylglycerophosphatase A yields the protein MAERAPKVSGPVRLRVDHRAEVIRRLERRGVTLRDIAEIVLAIQEKYVPGITLEQCLASVEAVIAKREVQHALLTGIALDEAAEQGLLEEPLLSILRTDEPLYGVDEVLALAITNVYGSIGLTNFGYLDKVKLGVIERLNNEKSQGRVQTFLDDLVAGVAAAAAARIAHNEP from the coding sequence TTGGCCGAAAGGGCGCCGAAGGTCTCCGGGCCGGTCCGCCTGCGGGTGGACCACCGGGCCGAGGTGATCCGCCGCCTGGAGCGGCGGGGGGTCACCCTGCGGGACATCGCGGAGATCGTCCTGGCCATTCAGGAGAAGTACGTGCCGGGCATCACCCTGGAGCAGTGCCTGGCCAGCGTGGAAGCGGTGATCGCCAAGCGGGAGGTCCAGCACGCCCTGCTGACGGGCATCGCCCTGGACGAGGCGGCGGAGCAGGGGCTGCTGGAGGAGCCGCTGCTTTCCATCCTGCGCACCGACGAGCCGCTCTACGGTGTGGACGAGGTCCTGGCCCTGGCCATCACCAACGTGTACGGGTCCATCGGCCTGACCAACTTCGGCTACCTGGACAAGGTGAAGCTGGGGGTCATCGAGCGGTTGAACAACGAGAAGAGCCAGGGGCGGGTGCAGACGTTCCTGGACGACCTGGTGGCCGGCGTGGCGGCGGCTGCCGCGGCGCGGATCGCCCACAACGAGCCCTGA
- a CDS encoding DUF2520 domain-containing protein, whose protein sequence is MGPVLARRLGATPVLWPGATARQLALYHAAATLAANGVTALLWAARELLRLSGYPGMAMAARVAAGQDPGRGAEPGSTTAAGSSWGPLEVLARAALEAAAERGPLAALTGPLARGDAATVRRHLEALAGGAGAGEGLGAFDPGPAGRYRLAATLVLAAASARPGDPPAGLEDIARLLGAGGEMAGR, encoded by the coding sequence GTGGGCCCGGTTCTGGCCCGGAGGCTGGGCGCCACGCCGGTCCTCTGGCCCGGCGCCACGGCCCGGCAGCTGGCCCTGTACCACGCCGCCGCCACCCTGGCGGCCAATGGGGTGACTGCCCTGCTCTGGGCCGCCCGGGAACTGCTCCGCCTGTCGGGGTACCCCGGCATGGCGATGGCCGCCCGGGTTGCCGCCGGCCAGGACCCCGGCCGCGGCGCGGAGCCCGGTTCCACCACCGCCGCCGGTTCCTCCTGGGGTCCCCTGGAGGTCCTGGCGCGGGCGGCGCTGGAGGCGGCGGCGGAGAGGGGGCCGCTGGCCGCCTTGACGGGCCCCCTCGCCCGGGGAGATGCCGCCACGGTGCGGCGCCACCTGGAGGCGCTGGCGGGCGGGGCCGGCGCAGGCGAAGGGCTGGGCGCCTTCGATCCCGGGCCCGCGGGTCGTTACCGGCTGGCGGCCACGCTGGTTCTGGCCGCCGCCTCGGCCCGCCCCGGGGACCCGCCTGCCGGCCTTGAAGACATTGCCCGCCTGCTGGGGGCGGGCGGGGAGATGGCCGGCCGGTGA
- the panB gene encoding 3-methyl-2-oxobutanoate hydroxymethyltransferase, whose amino-acid sequence MASRVTVRTVLEYKEQGRPVVMVTAYDYPFARLADAAGVDMILVGDSLGNVVLGYPATVFVTLDEMVHHTRAARRGVERALLVADMPFLTFHLSVDDALRAAGRLVQEGGAEAVKLEGAGRVLEVVRRLTDAGIPVVGHLGLLPQRVHALGGYRVQGRDEAEARRLLDDAVALEQAGAFALVLEMVPRELAAAISRRLRIPTIGIGAGPDCDGQVLVLHDLLGLTQGRVPRFARRYAELGQIALEALQRYAADVRARAFPTDEHSYHMAAGEAGSRAGDAATGAGDPGGSRSPAPSGPGEEAPRGGRQARDASYGDAPYGDR is encoded by the coding sequence ATGGCGTCGCGGGTTACTGTGCGCACCGTCCTCGAGTACAAGGAACAGGGCCGGCCGGTGGTCATGGTCACGGCCTACGACTACCCCTTCGCCCGGCTGGCCGACGCCGCCGGCGTGGACATGATCCTGGTGGGCGATTCCCTGGGCAACGTGGTGCTGGGCTACCCGGCCACCGTGTTCGTCACCCTGGACGAGATGGTGCACCACACCCGGGCGGCGCGCCGGGGGGTGGAACGAGCCTTGCTAGTGGCCGACATGCCCTTCTTGACCTTCCACCTCTCCGTAGATGACGCGCTGCGGGCAGCGGGGCGCCTGGTGCAGGAAGGGGGTGCCGAGGCCGTGAAGCTGGAGGGGGCCGGCCGCGTGCTGGAAGTGGTCCGACGCCTGACCGACGCGGGCATCCCCGTGGTGGGGCACCTGGGCCTGCTGCCCCAGCGGGTGCATGCCCTGGGCGGCTACCGGGTCCAGGGCCGGGACGAGGCCGAGGCCCGGCGGCTTCTCGACGATGCCGTCGCCCTCGAGCAGGCCGGGGCCTTCGCCCTGGTGCTGGAGATGGTGCCCCGGGAACTGGCCGCGGCCATCAGCCGCCGGTTGCGGATACCCACCATCGGCATCGGGGCCGGGCCGGACTGCGACGGCCAGGTGCTGGTGCTCCACGATCTGCTGGGCCTGACCCAGGGCCGCGTCCCCCGCTTCGCCCGGCGGTACGCCGAGCTGGGGCAGATCGCCCTGGAGGCCCTGCAGCGTTACGCCGCCGACGTGCGCGCTCGCGCCTTCCCCACGGACGAGCACAGCTACCACATGGCGGCGGGGGAGGCCGGGTCCCGGGCCGGCGATGCGGCCACCGGCGCCGGCGATCCTGGGGGTTCCCGGTCACCCGCCCCGTCCGGCCCGGGCGAGGAGGCGCCCCGGGGCGGCCGCCAGGCCAGGGATGCCTCGTACGGCGACGCGCCCTACGGGGACCGGTAG
- the panC gene encoding pantoate--beta-alanine ligase, with protein sequence MELVQDIATLRQHIARWRREDPGGRVGFVPTMGYLHDGHLSLIRRARAECRRVVVSVFVNPLQFGPHEDFARYPRDLGRDRELASQAGADLLFHPAVEAMYPRGEPGVYVDVGDLARRWEGARRPGHFRGVVTVVTKLFHLVQPDRAYFGQKDAQQAIIIRRMVADLDFPLDVVVCPTVREPDGLAMSSRNVYLDAEQRRAAPVLYRSLEAARRLLETGERRRDRVVAAMEAVLAAEPLAEPEYADAVAAETLEPADPVEGEVLLLVAARLGATRLIDNFWLVVGPDGVRDRWA encoded by the coding sequence ATGGAACTGGTGCAGGACATCGCCACGCTGCGGCAGCACATCGCCCGCTGGCGCCGGGAGGACCCCGGGGGCCGGGTGGGCTTCGTCCCCACCATGGGCTACCTCCACGACGGGCACCTCTCCCTGATCCGCCGGGCCCGGGCGGAGTGCCGCCGGGTGGTGGTGAGCGTGTTCGTCAACCCGCTGCAGTTCGGCCCCCACGAGGACTTCGCCCGCTACCCCCGCGACCTGGGGCGGGACCGGGAGCTGGCCTCCCAGGCCGGAGCCGACCTGCTGTTCCACCCGGCGGTGGAGGCCATGTACCCCCGGGGCGAGCCGGGGGTCTACGTCGATGTCGGGGACCTGGCCCGCCGCTGGGAAGGGGCCCGGCGGCCGGGTCACTTCCGCGGCGTGGTCACCGTGGTGACCAAGCTCTTCCACCTGGTCCAGCCCGACCGCGCCTACTTCGGGCAGAAGGACGCCCAGCAGGCCATCATCATCCGGCGCATGGTGGCGGACCTGGACTTTCCCCTGGACGTGGTGGTCTGCCCCACGGTGCGGGAGCCCGACGGCCTGGCCATGAGTTCCCGGAACGTCTATCTGGATGCCGAGCAGCGCCGGGCGGCCCCGGTGCTGTACCGGTCGCTCGAGGCAGCCCGCCGCCTGCTGGAAACCGGCGAGCGACGCCGCGACCGGGTGGTGGCGGCCATGGAGGCCGTCCTGGCCGCCGAGCCCCTGGCCGAACCCGAGTACGCGGACGCCGTCGCCGCGGAGACCCTGGAGCCCGCCGATCCGGTGGAGGGCGAGGTGCTGCTGCTGGTGGCCGCCCGCCTGGGAGCCACCCGGCTGATCGACAACTTCTGGCTGGTGGTCGGCCCGGACGGCGTCCGGGACCGCTGGGCCTAG
- the yhbH gene encoding sporulation protein YhbH: MPRGVIDWSLHRKGPVDQARHQEKVRAAIRENLADLITDDSLLTTDGRRVVKVPVRSLREYRFRFSTINNPQVGQGRGGSRKGDVLARQPGQPGGQGDPHGAGQGPGTDYYETEVTLDELESIFFEELELPDLKPRRQPALDARRPRFTEVTRAGPLSRADLRRALKENLKRHARQGEARLGPFRREDLRYRSWRDDPRPHARAVVVAMRDVSGSMGEFKKWMSRTFFFWMNRFLQSRYADVERVFITHHTEAQEVDEERFFHLGESGGTRVSSAYRLALDIVTGRYPPDGWNIYAIHFSDGDNWGESDNGVCVQLAQQLADLSNLFAYGEINESGYRSPLMTAFERVRHPRFVRVKMSRREDIYPALKAIFRAQPGGAGLGAGPGAGAGPGGGGEGP; encoded by the coding sequence ATGCCGCGGGGCGTGATCGACTGGTCCCTGCACCGCAAGGGGCCCGTCGACCAGGCGCGGCACCAGGAAAAGGTCCGCGCCGCCATCCGAGAGAACCTGGCCGATCTGATCACCGACGACTCCTTGTTGACCACCGACGGCCGCCGGGTGGTCAAGGTGCCCGTGCGCTCCCTGCGGGAGTACCGGTTCCGCTTCAGCACGATCAACAACCCCCAGGTGGGGCAGGGGCGGGGCGGCAGCCGCAAGGGGGACGTGCTGGCCCGCCAGCCCGGCCAGCCGGGCGGGCAGGGCGACCCCCACGGGGCGGGCCAGGGGCCGGGAACCGACTACTACGAGACGGAAGTCACCCTGGACGAGCTGGAGTCCATCTTCTTCGAGGAGCTGGAGCTGCCCGACCTCAAGCCGCGCCGGCAGCCGGCCCTGGACGCCCGCCGGCCGCGGTTCACCGAGGTGACCCGGGCCGGGCCCCTCAGCCGGGCCGACCTGCGCCGTGCCCTGAAGGAAAACCTCAAGCGCCACGCCCGCCAGGGCGAGGCGCGGCTCGGCCCCTTCCGCCGCGAGGACCTGCGCTACCGCAGCTGGCGGGACGACCCGCGGCCCCATGCCCGGGCCGTGGTGGTCGCCATGCGGGACGTCTCGGGCAGCATGGGCGAGTTCAAGAAGTGGATGTCCCGGACCTTCTTCTTCTGGATGAACCGGTTCCTCCAGAGCCGCTACGCCGATGTGGAGCGGGTGTTCATCACCCACCACACCGAGGCCCAGGAGGTCGACGAGGAGCGCTTCTTCCACCTGGGCGAAAGCGGCGGCACCCGGGTCTCGTCGGCATACCGCCTGGCCCTGGATATCGTCACCGGGCGCTACCCGCCCGACGGCTGGAACATCTACGCCATCCACTTCTCCGACGGCGACAACTGGGGGGAGAGCGACAACGGGGTGTGCGTCCAGCTGGCGCAGCAGCTGGCCGACCTGTCGAACCTCTTCGCCTACGGGGAGATCAACGAGAGCGGTTACCGCTCCCCGCTGATGACGGCCTTCGAGCGGGTGCGCCACCCCCGGTTCGTCCGGGTGAAGATGAGCCGGCGGGAGGACATCTACCCCGCCTTGAAGGCCATCTTTCGCGCCCAGCCCGGCGGGGCCGGCCTGGGCGCGGGCCCGGGAGCGGGCGCGGGGCCCGGCGGGGGAGGTGAGGGACCATGA